Proteins from one Gossypium raimondii isolate GPD5lz chromosome 8, ASM2569854v1, whole genome shotgun sequence genomic window:
- the LOC105793575 gene encoding LOW QUALITY PROTEIN: protein LURP-one-related 15 (The sequence of the model RefSeq protein was modified relative to this genomic sequence to represent the inferred CDS: inserted 1 base in 1 codon; substituted 2 bases at 2 genomic stop codons), whose product MENVQEYPPPAAPSAYPPLATRVPVIEPEYCYPQPVDPAVVRKVLTISEGKFAVSDINANIMFKXKGKIFSIHDRRLLTDAAGNPVCTLRHKVXXMTVHDRWQVFRGESTEEKDLMFTVKRSSMIQLKTKLHVFLATNPKENVCDFKVEGSWLERSCIIYSGESNTILAQMHKKHNVESVFLGKDKFMVTVYPNVVYAFVVALIAILDGINHDYDE is encoded by the exons ATGGAAAACGTACAGGAATATCCTCCGCCGGCTGCACCAAGTGCTTACCCACCTTTGGCTACTCGCGTTCCCGTGATTGAGCCTGAATACTGCTATCCTCAACCAGTAGATCCGGCTGTCGTCAGAAAGGTTTTGACCATCAGTGAGGGCAAATTTGCTGTCAGTGACATCAATGCCAACATCATGTTCA TCAAAGGCAAAATTTTCAGCATCCATGATCGTCGCCTCTTAACCGATGCTGCTGGAAATCCCGTTTGCACTCTTCGACACAAGGTTTG ATAAATGACTGTCCACGATAGATGGCAAGTATTCAGGGGGGAAAGCACGGAAGAAAAAGATCTGATGTTCACAGTGAAGCGATCATCAATGATCCAACTCAAGACCAAATTGCATGTGTTCTTGGCAACCAACCCAAAAGAGAATGTTTGTGATTTCAAAGTGGAAGGAAGCTGGCTGGAAAGATCCTGTATCATTTATTCCGGAGAGTCCAACACTATTTTGGCTCAG ATGCACAAGAAGCACAATGTTGAAAGCGTATTCCTTGGGAAGGACAAGTTTATGGTGACGGTATATCCAAACGTGGTTTATGCCTTCGTGGTGGCTCTTATAGCCATCCTTGATGGGATTAACCACGACTATGATGAGTGA